From one Formosa sediminum genomic stretch:
- a CDS encoding molybdopterin molybdotransferase MoeA translates to MISVKRALNIIDETKVTPQIKELQISKALGHVLAENIIAPINMPNFRQSAMDGYALIWNENKTFTVTNESKAGDANTIHLEHSEAARIFTGAKVPENADTVVMQEHVSRIDDKFLITNMPKKGANIRPIGEQVKKGDCVLNKGMVLNEGGIGFLAGLGFKEVHVFSPPKVSILVTGNELQKPGKPLKEGAIYESNSVMLQMALHRFGTHKVKTFKAKDTLKATKKAIKKALEYGDVLLISGGISVGDYDFVKEALNQNFVDETFYKINQKPGKPLWFGKKDQQFVFALPGNPASALTCFYVYVLPLLKKYSGFSDYHLPRLEAQINSDFKNTTGKTLFLKAFYNAGQVSILPNQQSSMLNTFATSNVLVTIPENVETLKPQDRVTCINLNGYGN, encoded by the coding sequence ATGATTTCAGTTAAACGTGCTTTAAACATTATAGACGAGACTAAGGTTACGCCTCAAATTAAAGAGCTACAAATTTCAAAAGCTTTAGGCCATGTTTTAGCCGAAAATATTATTGCTCCTATAAATATGCCTAATTTCAGACAATCGGCTATGGATGGATATGCTCTAATTTGGAATGAAAATAAAACCTTTACTGTTACTAACGAATCCAAAGCTGGTGATGCTAACACTATACATTTAGAACACTCTGAAGCTGCACGTATATTTACAGGTGCCAAAGTTCCTGAAAATGCAGATACGGTGGTTATGCAAGAACACGTCTCTAGAATAGATGATAAATTTCTAATTACCAATATGCCTAAAAAAGGGGCTAATATTAGACCCATTGGAGAGCAAGTAAAAAAAGGGGATTGTGTTTTAAATAAAGGCATGGTATTAAATGAAGGAGGTATTGGTTTTTTAGCAGGTTTAGGTTTTAAAGAAGTGCACGTATTTTCACCTCCAAAAGTATCTATTTTAGTTACTGGAAATGAATTGCAAAAACCTGGAAAACCTTTAAAAGAAGGCGCCATTTACGAAAGTAATTCGGTTATGTTGCAAATGGCTTTACACCGATTTGGGACACATAAAGTAAAAACATTTAAGGCCAAAGACACTTTAAAAGCCACTAAAAAAGCAATTAAGAAAGCTCTAGAATATGGGGATGTACTTTTAATATCTGGCGGAATTTCGGTTGGAGATTACGATTTTGTAAAAGAAGCATTAAATCAAAATTTTGTCGACGAAACTTTTTACAAAATCAACCAAAAGCCAGGAAAACCACTTTGGTTTGGTAAAAAAGATCAGCAGTTTGTATTTGCGCTTCCTGGAAATCCCGCTTCTGCGTTAACTTGTTTTTACGTGTACGTGCTCCCCCTTTTAAAAAAGTATTCTGGCTTTAGCGACTATCATTTACCAAGACTAGAAGCCCAAATTAATTCTGATTTTAAGAACACGACTGGCAAGACTTTATTTTTAAAAGCTTTTTATAACGCGGGCCAAGTAAGTATTTTACCTAACCAGCAATCCTCAATGTTAAACACATTTGCGACTAGTAACGTTTTAGTCACTATTCCAGAAAATGTAGAAACCTTAAAACCTCAAGATAGAGTAACCTGTATAAATTTAAATGGCTATGGAAATTAA
- a CDS encoding metallophosphoesterase encodes MKTYSLSVIILLCFTILVVDAVSFYWLQAIIKHVPSQELRIAINVVFIGMSFSLILAIIILKLRLDHIDVKKKQRLISSLYGITVAAFVPKICFVLFVSLSSVTNSILSNTESVYIVPVLGIIAWAFPLSAILYAIFKAVYHFKIYTISVQHDDLPNAFDGLRIVHISDLHLGSLNYRYKVLDKAIHIINTLKPDILCFTGDLINNYAWELKGWEASFLKLSPEIKKYAVLGNHDYGDYSKWPTKLEKQDNLQQLKAFYETIQFKLLMNTNEVIEIDNAKLYMVGVENWGMPPFKQYGDLKQSLTGIETKAFKILMSHDPTHWSEEVIKNTNIALTLSGHTHGMQAGFQTKNKAWSPIQYKYKHWAGLYKENNQYLYVTRGLGWLGFPGRLGMRPEITQLTLHN; translated from the coding sequence ATGAAGACCTATTCACTGTCTGTAATAATACTTCTCTGTTTTACCATTTTAGTGGTAGATGCGGTGTCGTTTTATTGGTTGCAAGCCATAATTAAACATGTGCCTTCTCAAGAATTAAGGATAGCAATAAATGTAGTGTTTATTGGCATGTCGTTTAGTTTAATACTGGCTATTATAATTTTAAAATTGCGTTTGGATCATATCGATGTAAAGAAAAAACAACGTTTAATTTCATCGTTATATGGAATTACTGTAGCTGCGTTTGTTCCTAAGATTTGCTTTGTGCTATTTGTTAGTCTATCATCGGTTACTAACAGTATATTATCTAACACAGAGTCTGTATATATTGTACCCGTTTTGGGAATAATTGCTTGGGCTTTTCCTTTATCTGCAATATTATATGCCATTTTTAAAGCGGTATATCACTTTAAAATTTATACTATTTCTGTACAGCATGACGATTTACCAAATGCTTTTGATGGTTTACGAATTGTGCATATATCAGATTTACATTTGGGTAGTTTAAATTACCGATACAAAGTGTTAGATAAAGCCATACATATTATTAATACTTTAAAACCCGATATTCTTTGTTTTACAGGCGATTTAATAAATAATTATGCTTGGGAATTAAAAGGGTGGGAAGCGTCTTTTTTAAAATTGTCTCCGGAGATTAAGAAATACGCTGTATTAGGAAATCATGATTATGGTGATTACAGTAAATGGCCTACAAAATTAGAAAAACAAGATAACTTACAACAACTTAAAGCGTTTTATGAAACAATACAGTTTAAATTATTAATGAATACGAATGAGGTTATTGAAATTGATAACGCAAAACTCTATATGGTAGGAGTTGAAAATTGGGGCATGCCTCCGTTTAAGCAATATGGCGATTTAAAGCAAAGTTTAACAGGTATTGAAACTAAAGCGTTTAAGATTTTAATGTCTCATGATCCCACTCATTGGAGTGAAGAAGTAATTAAAAACACAAATATAGCTTTAACATTGTCAGGGCATACACACGGCATGCAAGCAGGATTTCAAACCAAAAATAAGGCCTGGAGTCCCATACAATATAAATATAAACACTGGGCTGGATTGTATAAAGAAAACAATCAGTATTTATATGTTACAAGAGGTTTAGGTTGGTTAGGATTTCCTGGGAGATTAGGTATGCGTCCAGAAATTACTCAGCTTACATTGCACAATTAA
- a CDS encoding arsenate reductase family protein produces MGILAEDKNQMTLIYNSETSVGKQTLAYAKASDKKLASIDISKTKVTGTQWADLASKLDIKIADLIDQEHTDFIKNFGDKGALLSSEDWIKVLQNQPEVLKGCIVINGKESLIITNPSDLTKYLESNSAGIDE; encoded by the coding sequence ATGGGAATTTTAGCAGAAGACAAAAATCAGATGACATTAATTTACAATTCGGAAACATCTGTAGGAAAACAAACTTTAGCATATGCCAAGGCATCAGATAAAAAATTAGCGTCTATAGATATTTCTAAGACAAAAGTTACAGGAACACAATGGGCTGATTTAGCATCAAAATTGGATATAAAGATTGCAGACTTAATAGATCAAGAACATACCGATTTTATTAAAAATTTTGGTGATAAAGGGGCGCTTTTAAGTTCTGAAGATTGGATTAAGGTTTTACAAAATCAGCCTGAAGTATTAAAAGGTTGTATTGTAATTAATGGTAAGGAATCTTTAATAATTACTAATCCGTCAGATCTTACTAAGTATTTAGAGTCTAATAGTGCTGGGATAGACGAATAA
- a CDS encoding WD40/YVTN/BNR-like repeat-containing protein: MKIRTYSVLLLTIFFFFSCNNASSKKEFLPKVKMPVNAFIPLKEAAEIEYTIHSVMPEQPYVFTNTSTQNDVSILNQLDNTEFHYYQGLKFKNDDFGVLVGGTGLRVRITKNGGENWKEIRFSRFSNAFQSVDFSDKNIFIVGANQYIFKSNDFGENWSVFDTKYFFKDDNSRYQTFKYYKVRFFNSKIGFIVGARKNEPIILKTLNGGETWELIKNDTLLKEDKGISDIAVFSPNDIMITTLSGKCYKSINGGVTWQLLFSRTNNALSSIGFFNSSTGFIGGLNNLCMYTNDSGTSWKPVHIPYGEVSDIGIHEDTAFITSAFMALEEAKSFVFKADIKGEKIEPFLTKKDSSVFFKADSYGIQVLNDNVYILDRNNLYKTNIN; the protein is encoded by the coding sequence ATGAAAATAAGAACATATAGCGTCTTACTATTAACAATATTCTTTTTTTTTTCATGTAATAATGCTTCAAGTAAAAAAGAGTTTTTACCCAAAGTTAAGATGCCAGTTAATGCTTTTATTCCGCTAAAAGAGGCAGCTGAAATAGAGTATACGATCCATTCTGTTATGCCTGAACAACCTTATGTGTTTACTAACACCTCAACCCAGAACGATGTTTCTATACTAAATCAATTAGATAATACAGAGTTTCATTATTACCAAGGATTAAAATTTAAAAATGATGATTTTGGTGTCCTCGTTGGAGGGACCGGGTTAAGAGTTAGGATTACTAAAAATGGAGGCGAAAATTGGAAAGAAATAAGATTTTCTAGATTTTCTAACGCATTTCAATCGGTTGATTTTTCTGATAAAAATATATTTATTGTAGGTGCCAATCAATATATTTTTAAGAGTAATGACTTTGGTGAAAATTGGAGCGTATTTGATACTAAATATTTTTTTAAAGATGATAATAGTCGGTATCAAACATTTAAATATTATAAGGTTCGTTTTTTTAACTCAAAAATCGGTTTTATTGTTGGGGCACGTAAAAACGAACCTATTATACTAAAAACTTTAAACGGAGGTGAGACTTGGGAACTTATTAAAAATGATACATTATTAAAAGAAGATAAAGGCATTTCGGATATCGCAGTATTTTCTCCCAACGACATAATGATTACAACGCTTTCAGGAAAATGTTATAAAAGTATAAATGGTGGAGTTACTTGGCAATTGCTGTTTTCAAGAACTAATAACGCATTATCTTCTATTGGCTTTTTTAATTCTAGTACTGGTTTTATTGGCGGTTTAAATAATTTATGCATGTATACGAATGATTCTGGTACGTCTTGGAAACCTGTACATATACCATATGGAGAAGTATCAGATATAGGCATTCATGAAGATACTGCTTTTATCACATCTGCTTTTATGGCATTAGAAGAAGCTAAATCATTTGTCTTTAAGGCAGATATAAAGGGAGAAAAGATAGAGCCTTTTCTAACAAAAAAAGACAGCTCTGTATTTTTTAAGGCTGATTCTTATGGCATACAAGTATTAAACGATAATGTTTACATCTTAGATAGAAATAACTTGTATAAAACAAATATAAATTGA
- a CDS encoding MCP four helix bundle domain-containing protein: MSFYNKIKWVLGILMIFVLILATNLIDRNNFLRVKESVITIYEDRLVANDIIFEMSRSVQEKEVAVAKSDTVFFLERNKQANKDIQELVSKFKMTKLTLDESKIFNDFLENINSLKEYETAYIQSNFSEKTSLNNQISNIKQNLYELSKVQLNEGKRQTSLSKKAIDSVELFTQMEIYILIFLAVLIQIIVIYRPKEQH, translated from the coding sequence ATGTCATTCTATAATAAAATAAAATGGGTTCTTGGTATTCTAATGATTTTTGTTCTAATACTTGCAACAAATTTAATAGATAGAAATAATTTTTTGCGCGTAAAAGAGTCTGTTATTACAATCTATGAAGATAGGTTAGTAGCAAACGACATTATTTTTGAAATGTCTAGAAGTGTTCAGGAAAAAGAAGTTGCAGTTGCAAAATCAGATACTGTTTTCTTTTTAGAGAGAAATAAACAAGCAAACAAAGATATTCAAGAATTAGTTTCAAAGTTTAAAATGACAAAACTAACACTTGATGAGAGTAAGATATTTAATGACTTTTTAGAAAATATTAACTCATTAAAAGAATATGAAACAGCTTATATTCAGTCAAATTTTTCTGAAAAAACATCATTAAATAATCAGATTAGTAATATTAAACAGAACCTTTATGAGTTATCTAAAGTGCAGTTAAATGAAGGTAAGAGGCAAACGTCATTGAGTAAAAAGGCTATTGATTCTGTAGAGCTATTTACTCAAATGGAAATATATATTTTAATCTTTCTGGCAGTTCTAATTCAAATCATAGTTATTTACAGGCCAAAAGAACAGCACTAA
- a CDS encoding ketopantoate reductase family protein, producing the protein MDKKHIVIIGLGGVGGYFGFKINQVNGSEKNFTTTFVARGQTYKTVKQNGLRLLSSEHINTVTHPNAICETISKIATPDLVLICVKEYDLEHVCQQLSEVITPNTIVLPIMNGVDITDRIRTKLPHSTILPSCVYVTSHIKETGVIEQKGFPGKLIFSEDQEHLDTNLDWVLNVLKTSEINFEFKTNAQTDIWTKFMFVASFGLITAKYNSSIGAVCTDKKQKEEAIKIMQEISLIADLKKIHLNDYTIENLFEKAATFPPDTATSLQLDINSGKDNNELELFAGAIINYGKIYHVNTPCTAKIYNDLLHIIN; encoded by the coding sequence ATGGATAAAAAACACATTGTTATAATAGGACTTGGAGGAGTTGGAGGTTATTTTGGGTTTAAAATAAATCAAGTAAATGGCTCTGAAAAAAATTTTACCACAACTTTTGTCGCTCGTGGACAAACCTATAAAACCGTAAAACAAAATGGACTTAGGTTATTATCTTCAGAACATATAAATACTGTTACACATCCAAATGCCATTTGTGAAACTATTTCTAAAATAGCCACCCCAGATTTAGTTTTAATATGTGTAAAAGAATATGACTTAGAACACGTATGTCAACAACTCTCAGAAGTTATTACCCCAAATACCATTGTACTACCAATAATGAATGGTGTAGACATTACAGATAGAATTCGTACAAAACTCCCCCATAGCACCATCTTACCTTCTTGTGTATACGTAACCTCACATATAAAAGAAACAGGAGTTATAGAACAAAAAGGATTTCCTGGAAAATTAATTTTTTCAGAAGATCAAGAACATTTAGACACAAATTTAGATTGGGTATTAAATGTTTTAAAAACAAGTGAAATAAACTTCGAATTTAAAACTAATGCGCAAACAGACATTTGGACTAAATTTATGTTTGTGGCAAGTTTTGGTCTCATTACAGCTAAATATAACTCTTCTATAGGTGCTGTATGTACAGATAAAAAACAAAAAGAAGAAGCAATAAAAATAATGCAAGAAATTAGTTTAATTGCCGATTTAAAAAAAATACATTTAAACGATTACACCATAGAAAATCTTTTTGAAAAAGCTGCAACATTTCCACCAGACACAGCAACTTCTCTACAATTGGATATTAATTCAGGAAAAGACAATAACGAGCTAGAATTATTTGCAGGAGCCATTATTAATTATGGTAAAATATACCATGTAAATACACCTTGTACTGCAAAGATATATAATGATTTACTACACATCATAAACTAA
- a CDS encoding Crp/Fnr family transcriptional regulator, translating to MNKQALNTYFQSLIPISEEITKKISEPFCDFKLNKHTTLLDKNTVSTETYFLETGYVRSFILNENNEEVTTNIYVAPCFVNDFLSFFKKQPTKETYQTLTECEFWKTDFDSIQDNFHNISEFREFSRLLFVVNYYKLNDRLIEMTSKKAETRYLNLLKQQPDIFKHIPLKIIASYLGITDSSLSRIRKDTSKM from the coding sequence TTGAACAAACAGGCACTAAATACGTATTTTCAATCTCTAATTCCAATTTCTGAAGAGATTACAAAAAAAATATCGGAACCTTTTTGTGATTTCAAATTAAACAAGCATACTACCTTATTAGATAAAAATACAGTTAGTACAGAGACTTATTTCTTAGAAACAGGATATGTACGCTCTTTTATTTTAAATGAAAATAATGAAGAAGTTACAACTAACATTTATGTGGCGCCATGCTTTGTAAATGATTTTTTATCGTTTTTTAAAAAACAGCCTACAAAGGAAACTTACCAAACTTTGACAGAGTGCGAATTTTGGAAAACAGATTTTGATAGTATTCAGGACAATTTTCATAACATTTCAGAATTTAGAGAGTTTAGCCGCTTATTATTTGTTGTAAATTATTATAAATTAAACGATCGCCTAATAGAAATGACGAGCAAAAAAGCTGAGACTAGATATTTAAATTTACTAAAACAACAACCAGATATTTTCAAGCATATACCCTTAAAAATAATAGCTTCTTACTTAGGCATTACCGATAGTTCTTTAAGCCGAATTAGAAAAGACACAAGTAAAATGTAA
- a CDS encoding AraC family transcriptional regulator, whose translation MKNSDKDIHSDYRNRIDNVFKYIDEHLNENLSLELVSRIALYSPYHFHRVFKFVTQETLSTYVNRRRIEQAASMLIHKSKSISEIAMLCGFNDNSSFTRAFKKFYKISPTDFRAQNTNIFSKISQLESKNGQAYPCYEKYICTINNLKNWIKMNAKIDVKDISEIQAIGLTHIGVNGIEHAFQKLIMWANSKHLMHIPEAKVGRIFYNSFKITAAEQVRMSVFLTTKTPIKTEGEINNLTIEKGKCIVGHFEIKPEDFEKSWTGLFIWMNENGYQKSDAHPFEIYHNDFRTHPEHKCFVDLYIPIL comes from the coding sequence ATGAAAAATTCAGACAAAGACATACATTCAGATTACAGAAATAGGATAGACAATGTTTTCAAATATATTGATGAGCATTTAAACGAAAATTTGTCGTTAGAACTTGTATCACGAATAGCTCTTTACTCTCCTTATCATTTTCATCGTGTTTTTAAATTTGTCACTCAAGAAACGTTGAGCACTTATGTAAATAGACGTCGTATAGAACAGGCTGCTTCAATGTTAATTCACAAAAGCAAAAGTATTTCTGAAATTGCAATGCTATGTGGTTTTAATGATAATTCATCTTTTACAAGAGCTTTTAAAAAATTTTATAAGATAAGTCCAACCGACTTTAGAGCACAAAACACGAACATATTTAGCAAGATTAGTCAATTAGAAAGCAAGAATGGTCAAGCGTATCCCTGTTATGAAAAATATATTTGCACTATCAACAACTTAAAAAACTGGATTAAAATGAATGCAAAAATAGACGTTAAAGATATATCTGAGATACAAGCAATAGGATTAACACATATTGGAGTAAACGGAATAGAACATGCATTTCAAAAACTTATAATGTGGGCAAATTCTAAACATTTAATGCATATACCTGAAGCTAAAGTAGGACGGATTTTTTATAACAGCTTTAAAATTACAGCAGCAGAACAAGTAAGAATGAGTGTGTTTTTAACGACTAAAACACCTATAAAAACCGAAGGAGAAATTAACAACTTAACAATAGAAAAAGGAAAATGCATTGTTGGCCATTTTGAAATTAAACCTGAAGATTTTGAAAAATCTTGGACTGGTCTTTTTATTTGGATGAACGAAAATGGATACCAAAAGAGTGACGCACATCCTTTTGAAATATATCATAACGATTTTAGAACACATCCCGAACACAAATGTTTTGTTGATTTATATATACCAATACTATAA
- a CDS encoding DUF6503 family protein has translation MHTLKLVLILFTIGVFTSCNSSEKKKVIDPIVLEDTASEIVKNPNTLSASEKIINEAIAAHGGDLYNSANYSFVFRKNIFQFKNDGSKYKYTKTYKKGDSIIVDVLNNGKFSRTVNGKVVSLSEKAIATGTGAVNSVIYFATLPYKLSDKAVHSKLIEEISIKGEMYNAIQVTFSEAGGGEDHDDEYMYWINTKTKKVDYLAYNYRVNDGGVRFRVGYNKRVVDGITFQDYINYEAAVGTPLKDLPELFEANTLKELSKIKTENVINLNK, from the coding sequence ATGCACACACTTAAATTAGTTTTAATTCTTTTTACAATAGGAGTATTTACATCATGTAATTCTTCAGAAAAAAAGAAAGTTATAGATCCTATAGTGTTAGAGGACACAGCTTCAGAAATAGTAAAAAATCCAAATACATTATCTGCTTCCGAAAAAATAATAAACGAAGCTATTGCAGCTCATGGAGGTGATTTATACAATTCGGCTAATTATTCATTTGTATTTAGAAAAAATATATTTCAATTTAAAAACGATGGATCTAAATATAAATATACCAAGACCTACAAAAAAGGAGATTCTATAATTGTAGATGTTTTAAATAATGGCAAATTTTCTAGAACAGTAAATGGTAAAGTGGTTTCCTTATCAGAAAAAGCAATAGCTACAGGAACAGGAGCTGTTAATTCTGTAATATATTTTGCAACCTTACCTTATAAATTAAGTGATAAGGCCGTACATTCTAAACTTATAGAAGAGATTTCAATTAAAGGAGAAATGTATAATGCTATACAGGTCACTTTTAGTGAAGCAGGAGGTGGTGAAGATCATGACGATGAATATATGTATTGGATTAACACAAAGACTAAAAAAGTAGATTACTTAGCTTATAATTATAGAGTAAACGATGGTGGTGTACGCTTTAGAGTGGGATACAATAAAAGAGTAGTAGATGGGATTACGTTTCAGGATTATATAAATTATGAAGCGGCAGTTGGGACGCCTTTAAAAGACTTACCAGAGCTTTTTGAAGCGAATACATTGAAAGAACTTTCTAAAATAAAAACTGAAAACGTAATTAATTTAAATAAATAA
- a CDS encoding DUF2911 domain-containing protein, whose translation MKRILLIVAIVLAGTTVNAQEFNKIDKSPMDRAYYPPGVAHDRIFEKDPVKKKALIPQIRVTYSRPAKRGRVVFGELLKYGQPWRVGANESTEILFMNDVVFAGKKIKAGRYTMIIIPTEKEWTLKLNTALDGWGNYGYDASLDIASLSVPVTYSDTEIENLSIVLYEASPKTVHLKIGWDKTIAEFPITLK comes from the coding sequence ATGAAAAGAATACTACTTATTGTAGCAATTGTACTTGCAGGAACTACTGTAAATGCCCAAGAATTTAATAAAATAGATAAGAGTCCAATGGATCGTGCCTATTATCCTCCTGGTGTGGCTCACGATCGCATTTTTGAAAAAGATCCAGTTAAAAAGAAGGCTTTAATACCACAAATACGGGTAACATATTCTCGCCCAGCTAAACGAGGACGAGTTGTGTTTGGTGAATTATTAAAATACGGACAGCCATGGCGAGTAGGAGCCAACGAATCTACCGAAATATTATTCATGAATGATGTTGTTTTTGCAGGGAAAAAAATTAAAGCAGGACGTTACACTATGATTATTATTCCTACTGAAAAAGAATGGACATTAAAACTTAATACTGCTTTAGATGGTTGGGGTAATTATGGTTATGATGCGAGTTTAGATATTGCTAGTTTAAGTGTACCTGTTACTTATAGCGATACCGAAATTGAAAACCTCTCTATTGTTTTATACGAAGCCTCTCCTAAAACGGTACATTTAAAAATAGGTTGGGATAAAACCATTGCAGAATTTCCTATTACGTTAAAGTAA
- a CDS encoding SH3 domain-containing protein, which produces MNKLTCIFLFMSCLIYSQDIDYNNTYSDLENGKEYYLFGNDVAFRTDPDTKSKTIDLIKIGSKIQIIEKSENTVLYNGLPSNYYKVKYNEQIGYVLGGLISLGKKEMGASTYFYTYGKKNDTYYIIIRHVNDKQEITEATTDLKTNDFALEVYDNKGIQGIDNIIFVNYLAEACGVEGGGVYFFEVDGSMTKVFNISQMSNAGIYWYFETLIFPNDKDGIDGKIVYKKESGTYQDEATNWVEINTVSRELEWKNGEILPKLDTEF; this is translated from the coding sequence ATGAACAAATTAACTTGTATCTTCCTATTTATGTCTTGTCTTATATATAGTCAAGATATTGATTACAACAATACATATTCAGATTTAGAAAATGGAAAAGAGTATTATCTATTTGGAAATGATGTCGCTTTTAGAACAGACCCTGACACAAAATCTAAAACTATAGATCTTATAAAAATTGGCTCTAAAATTCAAATCATTGAAAAATCGGAAAACACAGTACTATATAACGGATTACCGTCTAATTACTATAAGGTAAAATACAACGAACAAATAGGGTATGTTTTAGGCGGACTTATTTCTCTTGGAAAAAAAGAAATGGGGGCTTCTACATATTTTTACACTTATGGTAAAAAAAATGACACTTACTATATTATTATTAGACATGTTAATGACAAGCAAGAAATAACAGAAGCTACTACAGATCTTAAAACCAATGATTTTGCTTTAGAAGTCTATGATAATAAAGGTATACAAGGCATTGATAATATAATATTTGTAAACTATTTAGCTGAAGCTTGCGGTGTTGAAGGTGGTGGTGTTTACTTTTTTGAAGTAGATGGAAGCATGACAAAAGTGTTTAATATTTCGCAAATGTCTAATGCTGGAATCTATTGGTATTTTGAAACATTGATTTTCCCTAACGACAAAGATGGTATAGATGGTAAAATAGTTTACAAAAAAGAAAGTGGTACTTACCAAGATGAAGCTACTAATTGGGTTGAAATTAATACGGTAAGTCGTGAATTAGAATGGAAAAATGGCGAGATATTACCAAAATTAGATACTGAATTTTAA
- a CDS encoding SanA/YdcF family protein produces the protein MKTKILKLLTLVVIANLALIFIANKKIETNAKHKTYSELNAIKHNKVGLVLGTSKYLTTGELNLYFEYRIQATVALFKSKKINFILVSGDNGNKNYDEPTAFKTTLIERGIPENKIILDYAGFRTLDSVVRAKAIFGQTEITIISQKFHNERAIYLAEKNGIKAIGFNAKDVSGRYGIKVQLREYLARTKVFLDILLGVKPKFLGEKIIIK, from the coding sequence ATGAAAACTAAAATTTTAAAACTCCTAACGCTTGTTGTAATAGCTAATCTAGCCTTAATTTTTATAGCAAATAAGAAAATTGAAACAAATGCAAAACATAAAACGTATTCAGAGCTTAATGCTATTAAACACAATAAAGTAGGCTTAGTATTAGGAACATCTAAATATCTAACAACTGGAGAATTAAATTTATATTTTGAGTATAGAATACAAGCTACCGTAGCATTATTTAAAAGCAAGAAAATTAACTTTATCCTTGTTAGTGGAGACAACGGAAATAAGAACTACGATGAGCCTACAGCTTTTAAAACAACATTAATAGAACGTGGTATACCCGAAAATAAAATAATTTTAGATTATGCAGGTTTTAGAACCTTAGATTCTGTTGTACGTGCAAAAGCCATATTTGGACAAACAGAAATCACTATAATATCACAAAAATTTCATAACGAAAGGGCTATTTATTTAGCCGAAAAAAATGGTATTAAGGCCATTGGCTTTAATGCAAAAGATGTCTCTGGGCGCTATGGTATAAAAGTACAACTCAGAGAATATTTAGCACGAACAAAAGTATTTTTAGATATTTTACTTGGCGTAAAACCTAAATTTCTTGGAGAAAAAATTATAATAAAATAA